A window of the Teredinibacter franksiae genome harbors these coding sequences:
- the uca gene encoding urea carboxylase has protein sequence MFKKILIANRGAIATRIIRTLTEMNIASVAVFSEADAHSLHVTQANEAYSLGEGAAVDTYLNTEKLFNIIEKCGAEAVHPGYGFLSENPDFVRICEQRGIVFIGPTPEQMLAFGLKHKARDLAQKNNVPLLPGTDLLNSIEQAIEAAQSIGYPIILKSTAGGGGIGMQVCQTEQQLVQSFDSIKRLSANNFANDGVFVEKYIEYARHIEVQIFGDGKGKAVAFGERDCSAQRRHQKVIEETPAANIPESIRTQLHQTAIQLLASVHYRNAGTVEYIYNQKDSSFYFLEVNTRLQVEHGVTEQVFGLDLVEWMIKLAAGELSDIHTLAKKYVAKGHAIQARVYAEDPNKNFQPSAGLLSSVELPQPNEHLRLDHWIETGLTISPFFDPMLGKIICTGSNREDAITLLDQALSKCKIQGIETNITYIQSLLKHEIFQRAEIYTRYLNDYRYAPNTIDVLAGGTMTTIQDYPARKGYWDVGVPPSGPFDSLSFRLGNRILGNGERAAGLEITLQGPTLKFNCETEFVLTGAEFSATLDDKKIHFNTAYKVSAGQTLVVGKPNNAGARAYLSLAGGLDGNNYLDSRSTFTLGQFGGFSGRALRTGDVVHLANEARTKAANINISALPKITPHWQLHVIYGPHGAPDFFTNNDIKTFFSAEWEVHYNSSRTGIRLIGPKPDWARQTGGEAGMHPSNIHDNAYAIGTVDFTGDMPVILGPDGPSLGGFVCPATVVHADLWKLGQLKAGDKISFVPISLMQAAELERAQQQQIQKLCVEDEPNIQPVNVTNRSAIVKRVCNEVAITYRAAGDKYLLVEYGPLELDIRLRFHAHALMLQLQQLNHPHIFELTPGIRSLQIHYDNLSLPLTELLDIIEASDQKAQGMEDEAIPSRIIHLPLSWNDDACKLAVDKYRQSVRKDAPWCPDNIEFIRRINGLSDIEEVKRIVFEASYVVMGLGDVYLGAPVATPLDPRHRMVTTKYNPARTWTAENSVGIGGAYMCVYGMEGPGGYQFIGRTLQMWNKYHNTAEFEKPWLLRFFDQIRFYEVSSEELLDIREKFPRGEYPLKIEKTHFKLSEYQQFLDDNNTTIHTFVEKREQAFDEELQRWITSGQINYTSEQAVSELEDETALADNCTALESHAAGSVWQWLVEPGDTVNTGQALCILESMKMEIELTAPCSGRLLSHNKTQGQQVSAGQLVGVIEHD, from the coding sequence ATGTTTAAAAAAATATTAATAGCTAATCGTGGCGCTATTGCCACCCGCATAATACGAACGCTAACAGAAATGAACATTGCTTCAGTCGCTGTGTTCAGCGAAGCCGATGCGCATTCACTTCATGTTACTCAAGCAAACGAAGCTTATAGCCTTGGAGAAGGCGCTGCGGTGGACACCTACCTTAACACTGAAAAACTGTTCAATATTATTGAAAAGTGCGGTGCTGAGGCGGTTCACCCCGGCTACGGATTTTTAAGCGAAAACCCCGATTTTGTTAGAATCTGTGAACAACGTGGCATTGTCTTTATCGGCCCTACCCCGGAACAAATGCTCGCATTTGGACTGAAGCATAAAGCCCGAGACCTCGCTCAGAAAAATAACGTTCCCCTGCTACCCGGAACCGATCTACTCAATTCAATCGAGCAGGCAATAGAAGCGGCGCAAAGCATTGGCTACCCCATTATTTTGAAAAGCACGGCCGGTGGCGGCGGCATTGGCATGCAGGTTTGCCAAACAGAACAACAACTTGTTCAGTCTTTTGACAGTATAAAACGCCTCAGCGCCAACAATTTTGCCAACGACGGCGTATTTGTTGAAAAATATATCGAGTACGCACGCCATATAGAAGTACAGATATTCGGTGACGGAAAAGGTAAGGCCGTAGCCTTTGGCGAACGCGATTGCTCAGCTCAGCGCCGCCACCAAAAAGTAATTGAAGAAACGCCAGCAGCTAACATTCCGGAGTCTATACGCACACAATTACATCAAACCGCTATCCAGCTATTAGCTTCCGTACACTATCGCAATGCCGGTACCGTTGAGTATATTTACAACCAGAAAGACAGCAGCTTTTACTTCCTTGAGGTAAACACCCGACTACAAGTGGAGCACGGTGTAACCGAACAGGTGTTTGGCTTGGATCTGGTTGAATGGATGATTAAACTTGCTGCCGGTGAATTGAGCGACATTCACACACTGGCGAAAAAATATGTGGCGAAGGGCCACGCCATTCAAGCAAGAGTATACGCAGAGGACCCGAATAAAAACTTTCAGCCCAGTGCCGGTTTATTATCCTCCGTAGAATTACCACAACCCAACGAACATTTACGGCTGGACCACTGGATTGAAACAGGATTAACCATCTCGCCCTTTTTCGATCCAATGTTAGGTAAAATTATTTGCACCGGTAGCAATCGAGAAGACGCTATTACGTTATTAGATCAGGCTCTGTCAAAGTGTAAAATTCAGGGTATCGAAACCAATATCACCTATATTCAGTCACTGTTAAAACACGAAATTTTTCAGCGGGCAGAAATTTATACCCGCTACCTCAACGACTATCGCTATGCGCCAAACACCATTGATGTGTTGGCCGGTGGTACCATGACCACTATTCAAGACTACCCAGCCCGTAAAGGCTACTGGGATGTAGGCGTCCCCCCCTCGGGCCCTTTCGATAGCTTAAGTTTTCGGCTGGGCAACCGAATACTGGGCAATGGTGAAAGAGCCGCCGGGCTAGAAATAACCCTGCAAGGCCCCACCTTAAAATTTAACTGCGAAACAGAATTCGTACTTACCGGCGCGGAGTTTTCGGCAACGCTGGATGATAAAAAAATTCACTTTAATACCGCCTACAAAGTCTCCGCTGGACAAACGCTTGTCGTCGGAAAACCAAACAACGCCGGTGCTCGCGCGTACCTTTCGCTTGCAGGCGGGCTGGATGGCAACAACTACCTCGATTCTCGCTCTACTTTCACCCTCGGTCAATTCGGGGGTTTCAGTGGCCGCGCGTTACGCACAGGTGACGTCGTGCATCTGGCCAATGAGGCTCGCACAAAAGCCGCGAACATAAACATCAGCGCACTGCCAAAAATCACACCCCACTGGCAGTTACACGTTATTTATGGCCCCCATGGAGCACCCGACTTTTTTACCAATAACGACATAAAAACGTTTTTTTCCGCTGAATGGGAAGTGCATTACAACTCCAGCCGCACGGGCATTCGTTTAATCGGCCCAAAGCCCGATTGGGCAAGACAAACCGGCGGTGAAGCCGGCATGCACCCCTCCAATATTCACGACAACGCTTACGCCATTGGAACCGTCGACTTTACCGGCGATATGCCCGTTATACTCGGGCCCGATGGGCCATCGCTGGGAGGGTTTGTCTGTCCCGCCACGGTTGTTCACGCCGATCTATGGAAGCTGGGCCAATTGAAAGCCGGCGACAAAATTTCGTTTGTACCTATCTCCCTAATGCAGGCCGCGGAACTTGAAAGAGCACAACAACAGCAAATCCAAAAATTGTGTGTTGAAGATGAGCCGAACATTCAGCCCGTAAACGTTACAAACCGCAGCGCCATTGTAAAACGTGTTTGTAACGAAGTCGCAATAACCTACCGCGCCGCTGGCGACAAATACTTGCTAGTGGAATACGGCCCCCTAGAGCTGGATATTCGTTTACGGTTTCACGCCCACGCATTAATGCTGCAACTACAGCAGCTCAATCACCCCCATATTTTCGAATTGACACCCGGCATTCGCTCACTGCAAATTCACTACGACAACCTCTCACTGCCCCTTACAGAGCTGCTAGACATTATCGAGGCCTCCGATCAAAAAGCACAGGGCATGGAAGACGAGGCTATACCCTCACGCATTATCCATTTACCGCTCAGCTGGAACGACGACGCCTGTAAATTGGCCGTAGACAAATATAGGCAATCGGTGCGCAAAGATGCGCCCTGGTGCCCCGACAATATCGAATTTATTCGACGCATTAATGGCCTCTCCGATATCGAAGAGGTAAAGCGTATCGTCTTCGAGGCCTCCTACGTGGTTATGGGCCTAGGAGATGTATACCTCGGCGCACCCGTTGCAACACCGCTCGACCCCCGCCATCGCATGGTCACCACCAAATACAATCCGGCACGCACTTGGACAGCCGAAAACTCCGTTGGTATCGGCGGCGCTTACATGTGTGTTTACGGTATGGAAGGCCCTGGAGGGTACCAATTTATAGGCCGTACACTGCAAATGTGGAACAAATACCATAACACTGCAGAATTTGAAAAACCCTGGCTACTGCGCTTTTTTGATCAGATCCGATTTTACGAAGTTAGCTCAGAGGAATTGCTCGACATTCGCGAGAAATTCCCCCGTGGAGAATACCCACTAAAAATCGAAAAAACACATTTTAAACTGAGCGAATATCAGCAATTCCTCGACGATAACAACACAACGATCCACACCTTCGTAGAAAAGCGCGAGCAGGCATTCGACGAAGAACTACAGCGCTGGATAACATCTGGACAAATTAATTACACTAGCGAACAAGCTGTCTCTGAACTGGAAGATGAAACCGCCCTAGCAGATAACTGCACAGCATTGGAATCCCACGCGGCCGGTAGTGTTTGGCAATGGCTGGTTGAACCAGGGGATACCGTAAACACAGGGCAGGCCCTGTGCATATTGGAATCAATGAAAATGGAAATTGAGCTCACTGCGCCCTGCTCAGGTAGGTTGCTTTCCCACAACAAAACGCAAGGGCAACAGGTGAGTGCCGGTCAGTTAGTAGGAGTAATAGAACATGACTGA
- a CDS encoding GGDEF domain-containing response regulator, protein MIKYSSDQDIMLRDKRLHILVTEDHAQDASKLRWILEQDEERKYSIVHCNNLKQTLAELRCQEFDLLLLELDLEETSGIETLTTITKDNPAIPIIALTAGFNDEQGKQAIQAGAEDYLPKKDLHPALLSRAILYAIERHTLVRKLQLQATTDSLTGLPNRNALFQRLELAINSGKRHSNKFAVALLGLDGFKAVNDDHGHSVGDELLRQVGVRLTKELRSSDFIARLGGDEFVIVLQHYNGTQELIKVLEKKRSHLIQPLCIPTDKETINLKVSASIGVVEWNQSASPQEMLTFADKAMGLSKQKGHNMLSLGKL, encoded by the coding sequence ATGATCAAGTATTCGAGCGACCAGGATATAATGCTGCGCGATAAAAGATTACACATCCTCGTCACCGAAGACCACGCACAGGATGCATCCAAGTTACGCTGGATTCTAGAGCAGGATGAGGAGCGAAAATACTCCATCGTGCACTGTAACAACTTGAAACAGACCTTGGCAGAATTACGCTGTCAAGAATTCGACCTATTACTACTCGAACTTGATCTAGAAGAAACGAGTGGTATAGAAACCCTCACAACGATCACTAAAGACAACCCCGCAATTCCCATAATCGCACTCACCGCAGGGTTTAACGATGAGCAGGGTAAACAGGCGATACAGGCTGGTGCGGAAGATTACCTGCCGAAAAAAGATTTACACCCAGCACTGCTTTCCCGCGCAATACTCTATGCCATTGAACGTCATACATTGGTGCGCAAGTTACAGCTACAGGCTACCACCGATTCACTCACCGGCTTACCTAATCGCAACGCGCTTTTTCAGCGGCTAGAGCTAGCCATTAACAGCGGCAAACGACACTCTAATAAATTTGCCGTTGCGCTGTTAGGTCTCGACGGCTTTAAAGCGGTAAATGACGACCACGGCCACAGTGTCGGCGATGAACTACTGCGTCAGGTGGGGGTTCGATTAACCAAGGAGCTACGCAGCTCAGACTTTATCGCTCGCTTAGGGGGCGATGAGTTTGTGATTGTATTGCAGCACTACAACGGTACCCAAGAACTTATAAAAGTATTAGAAAAGAAACGAAGTCATCTTATTCAGCCTCTTTGTATTCCTACCGATAAAGAAACTATAAACCTTAAAGTGAGCGCCAGTATTGGCGTAGTGGAATGGAACCAGTCGGCCTCCCCCCAGGAAATGCTGACCTTCGCCGATAAAGCTATGGGCCTGAGCAAACAAAAAGGCCATAACATGCTATCTCTGGGCAAACTTTAG
- the atzF gene encoding allophanate hydrolase, with translation MTDFDFSSTDITIGGLQQHYRNGDVSVRELIFAQRQKALALKDNPIWIYLLDEEELEDYIQALDNTQPDQLPLYGIPFAVKDNIDLAGVPTTAACPAFKYTPEKSATVVKLLIEAGAIPMGKTNMDQFATGLVGTRSPKPWGPCKNAFDESAISGGSSSGSAIALAKGQVSFSLGTDTAGSGRVPASLNNLVGLKPSRGLLSNTGLVPACRSLDCISIFALNTNDANSVLDIAGKYDAEDAYSRKNSYANGKRYYAAADTNTVIGIPSKDSLEFFGNAEAQTLFNDFINTLPAANITLKEIDLTPFINAAQLLYQGPWVAERWLATQPLIIDSPEKLLPVIQTIIGAGASPSAADGFAANYKLQAFKQLADTQLASVDAILTPTNPSYFSIAEVEQNPVELNSKMGYYTNFMNLLDYSALALPIGFFDTGVGYGCTLFSKAFNDKNLLAIGAKLQNLLQLPTGAFSGAFKPQGKSAGLAPSNTIDVVVCGAHLEGLPLNWQLTERGGERIRTTTTSAHYRFYALNSGPPLRPGLVRRENEGRKIAVEVWRVPATSFGSFVNEISAPLGIGKIELTDGSWLSGFTCDTWGLVGATDITDIADWRKYLAGL, from the coding sequence ATGACTGATTTCGACTTTTCATCTACAGATATCACCATTGGTGGCCTCCAACAGCACTACCGCAATGGCGACGTCAGTGTACGTGAACTTATTTTCGCGCAACGACAAAAAGCGTTAGCACTAAAAGATAATCCGATCTGGATTTATCTACTGGATGAAGAAGAGCTGGAAGACTATATTCAAGCGTTGGACAATACCCAGCCCGACCAGCTGCCGCTCTACGGCATTCCTTTTGCTGTAAAAGACAATATCGATTTAGCGGGCGTGCCAACAACTGCCGCCTGCCCAGCATTTAAATATACACCAGAAAAATCCGCTACGGTTGTCAAACTACTTATAGAGGCCGGTGCCATTCCTATGGGTAAAACCAATATGGATCAATTCGCCACAGGCTTGGTAGGTACTCGCTCTCCTAAACCATGGGGGCCTTGTAAAAACGCCTTCGATGAAAGCGCTATTTCCGGCGGCTCGAGTTCTGGATCCGCCATCGCACTGGCAAAGGGTCAGGTGAGTTTTTCGCTTGGAACCGATACCGCAGGCTCCGGTCGTGTTCCAGCTTCGTTGAATAATCTTGTGGGGCTAAAACCGTCCCGCGGCCTGCTGAGCAATACTGGCCTAGTGCCCGCCTGTAGAAGTTTGGATTGCATCAGTATTTTTGCGCTTAATACCAACGACGCAAATAGCGTACTGGATATCGCCGGGAAATACGACGCAGAAGACGCCTATTCGCGAAAAAATTCGTACGCAAACGGCAAACGCTATTACGCAGCTGCAGATACGAATACCGTTATAGGTATCCCCAGCAAAGATTCGCTAGAATTTTTTGGTAATGCTGAAGCACAAACTCTTTTTAATGATTTTATAAACACATTACCCGCAGCCAATATTACACTAAAAGAAATTGACCTAACGCCGTTTATCAACGCCGCGCAGTTACTTTACCAAGGGCCGTGGGTCGCTGAACGTTGGCTTGCAACCCAACCACTTATCATTGATTCTCCAGAGAAACTGCTACCTGTTATCCAAACCATTATTGGCGCTGGCGCATCGCCTTCTGCTGCCGATGGCTTTGCCGCAAACTACAAGCTTCAGGCGTTTAAACAACTGGCGGACACCCAGCTTGCCAGCGTTGACGCCATTCTAACACCCACTAATCCTAGTTATTTTTCGATTGCCGAAGTAGAGCAAAATCCAGTAGAACTTAATTCCAAAATGGGTTACTACACCAATTTCATGAACCTACTGGACTACAGTGCGCTTGCACTACCCATTGGTTTTTTTGATACCGGTGTTGGGTATGGCTGTACACTTTTCAGCAAGGCCTTTAACGACAAAAATTTACTGGCTATTGGAGCGAAGCTGCAAAACCTTTTGCAATTGCCTACCGGCGCTTTTTCAGGCGCGTTCAAACCACAGGGTAAATCTGCAGGCCTCGCCCCAAGCAACACCATCGACGTGGTTGTGTGCGGTGCCCATTTAGAGGGCCTGCCTTTAAATTGGCAGCTAACCGAGCGCGGTGGCGAGCGCATTAGAACCACCACCACCTCGGCTCACTATCGGTTTTATGCGCTGAATAGTGGCCCACCGCTACGACCCGGGCTTGTTCGCAGAGAAAATGAGGGGCGGAAAATTGCCGTTGAAGTTTGGCGAGTCCCGGCGACCAGCTTCGGTTCGTTTGTTAACGAGATATCAGCGCCTTTAGGTATAGGCAAAATTGAACTCACCGACGGGAGCTGGTTAAGTGGCTTCACTTGTGACACCTGGGGCCTAGTCGGCGCAACCGATATTACCGACATTGCAGACTGGCGAAAATATTTGGCAGGCTTATAG
- a CDS encoding GGDEF domain-containing protein has translation MTLIVTLGASYLPKKQFSLAPSDDIFQALFDDRSYGGVSETEWLNAADRRWVCSMRESNEYPSCGYSLSFNRPNGEGIDFSRYQGFVFKVNYSGDAERIRIFLRNHKPDYAADIEPGESKFMSLFIRRQDLNKELFIDFNEFNVADWWLTEFNVPRPYTAPDFDNVVAFGFDMVTLGNHQITIEKLHLVGDLMQREQVYLGIILLWMALLMTEAAIWYARLILKSRSSDEKLSQLRNDYDVLHEEKVEFERKSTTDFLTRTQNRTGIHQQLNFILENSNDRSCIGILIFDIDHFKRINDRRGHDTGDRVLKEMADVLRSNTRDTDLLGRWGGEEFILVCPNINESNLKELGEKIRATVSRYPFEHNAPITVTISIGMTLFKHLENFDPAFKRADDALYHAKNSGRNCCVFKANK, from the coding sequence GTGACCCTAATAGTCACGCTCGGCGCCTCTTACCTGCCTAAGAAGCAATTCTCGTTAGCTCCGAGCGATGACATATTTCAGGCGCTGTTCGACGATCGCTCCTACGGTGGTGTAAGTGAAACGGAGTGGTTGAATGCCGCTGATCGCCGCTGGGTTTGCTCTATGCGTGAAAGCAACGAATACCCCAGTTGCGGTTACAGCCTGTCCTTTAACCGGCCTAACGGCGAAGGCATTGACTTTTCACGGTATCAAGGCTTTGTTTTCAAAGTGAACTACAGCGGCGATGCCGAGCGTATTCGTATCTTTTTACGCAATCACAAGCCTGACTACGCCGCCGATATCGAGCCTGGCGAATCCAAATTCATGTCACTATTTATACGTCGCCAAGACCTCAATAAAGAGCTATTTATAGACTTTAACGAGTTTAATGTCGCCGACTGGTGGCTGACGGAGTTCAACGTGCCCCGCCCCTATACCGCACCCGACTTCGACAATGTCGTTGCCTTTGGCTTCGACATGGTTACCTTGGGCAACCACCAGATTACGATTGAAAAACTCCATCTGGTGGGAGACCTTATGCAGCGTGAGCAGGTCTATCTAGGGATTATTTTGCTGTGGATGGCATTGCTTATGACAGAAGCAGCCATTTGGTACGCGCGCTTAATACTCAAGTCGCGCTCCAGCGACGAAAAGCTCTCCCAACTACGCAATGATTATGACGTACTACATGAGGAAAAGGTCGAGTTCGAACGAAAGTCCACCACCGACTTCCTCACCCGCACCCAAAACCGAACCGGTATTCATCAGCAATTAAATTTTATTTTGGAAAACTCCAACGACCGCTCATGCATTGGCATACTGATATTTGATATTGATCACTTCAAACGTATTAACGACCGCCGAGGGCACGACACCGGAGACCGGGTATTGAAAGAAATGGCTGATGTTTTACGCAGCAACACCCGAGATACCGACCTGCTTGGTCGCTGGGGGGGAGAAGAGTTCATTCTAGTTTGCCCAAATATAAATGAGTCAAACCTGAAAGAGTTGGGTGAAAAAATACGGGCCACGGTTTCCAGGTACCCGTTTGAACACAACGCCCCTATTACCGTCACCATCAGTATCGGCATGACACTATTCAAACATCTAGAAAATTTTGACCCGGCTTTTAAACGCGCCGACGATGCCCTGTATCACGCAAAAAATTCGGGCCGTAACTGCTGTGTGTTCAAGGCCAATAAATGA